One segment of Zymoseptoria tritici IPO323 chromosome 2, whole genome shotgun sequence DNA contains the following:
- the ERG13 gene encoding hydroxymethylglutaryl-CoA synthase (3-hydroxy-3-methylglutaryl-CoA (HMG-CoA) synthase, catalyzes the formation of HMG-CoA from acetyl-CoA and acetoacetyl-CoA; involved in the second step in mevalonate biosynthesis) — translation MAARPNNIGIKAIELYFPSQCVDQAELEKFDGVSAGKYTIGLGQTRMSFCDDREDIYSLTLTTVSSLLRKYNIDPKSIGRLEVGTETLLDKSKSCKTVLMQLFEPCGNTNIEGVDTVNACYGGTNALFNTLNWMESSAWDGRNAIVVAGDIALYKKGNARPTGGAGCVAMLIGPDAPLVIEPGLRGSFVKHAYDFYKADLTSEYPLVDGQYSIKCYTEAVDKCYEAYNGREKTLKSQANGHSNGVDAAQEAPLDRFDYMCFHAPTCKLVSKSYARLLYNDYLADPTNELFKEVPAELKDLSYEASITDKTVEKTFMGLAKKRFAQRVQPSIQVPTMCGNMYCASVYASLVSLISNVSSADFQGKRVGIFSYGSGLASSLFSLKVKGSTEEITKNLNLQERLDARRVVAPEVYDEMCNLREKAHLQKDFKPKGSVDTILPNTYYLTNVDDMFRREYEVKKE, via the exons ATGGCTGCTCGACCAAACAACATCGGCATCAAAGCCATTGAGCTGTACTTCCCCAGCCAG TGTGTCGACCAGGCAGAGCTCGAGAAGTTCGACGGCGTCAGCGCTGGCAAATACACCATTGGTCTCGGCCAGACTCGAATGAGCTTCTGCGATGACCGTGAAG ACATCTACTCTCTTACCCTCACGACCGtttcctccctcctccgcaaaTACAACATCGACCCAAAATCGATCGGCCGACTCGAGGTTGGCACCGAGACTCTTCTCGACAAGTCCAAATCCTGCAAGACTGTGTTGATGCAATTGTTCGAGCCATGCGGCAACACCAACATTGAGGGCGTGGACACCGTCAATGCCTGCTACGGAGGCACCAATGCACTTTTCAACACCCTCAACTGGATGGAGTCGTCGGCCTGGGACGGTCGCAACGCCATTGTCGTTGCTGGAGACATTGCGCTgtacaagaagggcaacgCGAGACCGACTGGAGGCGCTGGATGTGTGGCCATGCTCATCGGCCCAGACGCGCCATTGGTCATCGAGCCAGGTCTTCGTGGAAGCTTTGTCAAGCACGCCTACGATTTCTACAAGGCCGATCTCACCAGCGAATACCCTCTCGTGGACGGCCAATACTCCATCAAGTGCTACACGGAGGCTGTGGACAAGTGCTACGAGGCATACAACGGACGGGAGAAGACTCTCAAGAGCCAGGCAAATGGACACTCAAACGGCGTGGACGCAGCACAAGAGGCTCCTCTTGATCGCTTCGACTACATGTGCTTCCACGCTCCCACTTGCAAACTCGTTTCCAAGAGCTACGCGAGATTGCTCTACAATGATTACCTTGCGGATCCGACCAACGAGCTGTTCAAGGAGGTGCCAGCTGAGCTCAAAGATCTGTCCTACGAGGCGTCGATTACGGACAAGACGGTGGAGAAGACATTCATGGGACTGGCCAAGAAGCGCTTCGCCCAGCGTGTACAGCCATCGATCCAGGTTCCGACCATGTGCGGAAACATGTACTGCGCTTCGGTCTACGCCTCTCTGGTTTCGCTCATCTCCAACGTCTCCTCTGCCGATTTCCAAGGAAAGCGTGTCGGAATCTTCTCCTACGGATCTGGTCTCGCTTCATCGCTCTTCTCGCTCAAGGTCAAGGGCAGCACCGAGGAAATCACCAAGAACCTCAACCTCCAAGAGAGACTCGACGCACGCCGCGTGGTTGCGCCAGAGGTCTACGACGAGATGTGCAATCTCCGCGAGAAGGCACACCTTCAGAAGGACTTCAAGCCAAAGGGCAGCGTCGACACGATACTGCCAAACACATACTACCTCACCAACGTGGACGACATGTTCAGGCGAGAATACGAGGTCAAGAAGGAGTGA
- the HMGB2401 gene encoding HMGB family protein (High-mobility group non-histone chromatin protein) yields MPKEKATTRGAKKGGKADGGKKKKDPNMPKRGLSAYMFFANEQRDNVREENPGIKFGEVGKLLGERWKGLNEKQKTPYEAKAAADKKRYEEEKKAYLNEQSAAADEDEDDE; encoded by the exons ATGCCAAAGGAGAAGGCTACCACCCGCGGCGCCAAGAAGGGCGGCAAGGCCGACggcggcaagaagaagaagg ATCCCAACATGCCCAAGCGCGGTCTCTCCGCCTACATGTTCTTCGCCAACGAGCAGCGTGACAACGTCCGCGAGGAGAACCCTGGCATCAAGTTCG GCGAGGTTGGCAAGCTCCTCGGAGAGAGGTGGAAGGGCCTCAACGAGAAGCAGAAGACTCCTTACGAGGCCAAGGCCGCCGCCGACAAGAAGCGctacgaggaggagaagaaggcttaCCTGAAC GAACAGTCCGCCGCTGctgatgaagatgaggatgacgagtAA